The sequence CTCTCGGAGCACTGCGATCGGTGCCACCAAAGAATCTGTCACTCCTGAGCTCTGTGAGCACTGCCACGCTGTGCCTTGGTCACTGTCTGAACTCTCTGGGAACTACCATAGGAGTCACACGGTGAATGTGGCACTGCTCGAGCTCTCTGTGCAATAGGATCGTTGCCAGACGAGGACTCTGTCGGTGCCCCAGCCCTCTGGGCACTGAAACTGGTGCCACACGGTGGTTCGATCACTGCCTCAGCTCTCTGGCCACTATGCTAATTCCCAGAGAAGCGACTTAGTCGCTTCCTAAGCTCTCTGGGCGCTCCAGTTGCTCCCACACTGTGGCCCCCTTGTTGCCACAGTGCCTCTCTTTGAGCACTAGGATTGGTGTCACACcttcattctgctgctgctccatctcttTGGAGGCTGCAAACAGTGCCACACTGTAACTCTGTCACCTGTCGAGCTATCTGGGTAGTCTGATCTGTGCCACACGGTGACTCTATCACTTGAGGTCCCTGGACACTATGATCTGTGCCACATGGGGACTCTGTcactgctccagctctctgggCACTGCGATCGGTGCTGGTAGAGAATCTGTCACTCCTGAGCTCTGTGAGCACTGCAAACGGTGCCACACGATGGTTCTATCGATGCCTTAGCTCTCGGAGCACTACAATCGGTGTCACACCCTGACTTTGCCGCTGCTCCATCTCTTTGGGGGCTGCAATAGATGCCACACTGTAACTCTGTCACTTGTCTGAGCTCTCTGAGAACTACGATCAGTGCCACACTGCGGCTCTGTCACTGCCTGAGCTCTCTGGGCACTACTATCGGAGCCACACGGTGACTGTGGCACTGCTCGAGCTCTCTATGCAATAGGATTGGTGCCAGATGTTGACTCTGTCACTGCCTCAGCTCCCTCACTATGATAATTCCCAGGAAGGGGTTTTGTCATTTCCTGAGCTCTCTGGGCACTCCAGTCGCTCCTACACTGTGGCCCTGTCACTGCCTCAGCTCTCTGGGCATTATGAGCCTTGAAAACATGGCAATGTTATTAAGACTGAGAGCAGGTTGGGAGTTCAAGGCATGTTGGGAATGCCTTTGTCTATGGAAGATTTGGATCTGGAtatctggggatttttttgttcaggAAGGCCTGAAGTAGGCTTTTGTTTGTCAACAGAGTTACAATCACACGTAGCAGTCCTGGGACAGTTGCAGgaatacaaaaccaaaagaattgCCATAAGCCAAGTAGTTCAGCCACCCCTGGATGTCAGGTGTGTAGTTAATACAGGTTCTTTACATAAGGGCCATTGCTTTGCCATTCATCTGTGAAAAGGATGGTGATGACGAGTGTCTAATGTCTTTACTGTGATCTTTCCCATTCTGGAGAACTATTGCATTCCCTATGGTGCTTTCAAGCAGCAATGATAGAAGGGCAGTGGCATATCAATGGGGTAGGGCAGTAGCAACCCACAATTATgtctttaatttcttcctctgaCAGTCAGCAATGCAGTATGGGTGCTCCTAAACCACCCATCTACCCTTATCtgctcttccagggatggcacTGTCTGCTTTGTGCCTCGTGCTGGCCCACACGTGCATCTGCCGGGAGCAGGGGCTCCTCCCTTCCCGCCTTCTGGAAGGGGTCTCATGGGAAAGACAGGCGGGACACAGAAGGATGTGGGCGGCTGTGGGTTTGCAGAGATAGGACAGCCTTGGTGATCACTTGCAAGATGAAGTTTCCTCTCTGAGTATCAAAACTGCCCTATGATGGACAAACTGAATAAACATCTCTTTTCTAAgagtttgcaaaaaaaaaaaaggaaaaagaagaaaaatagaagtTGACAGTGGAACGAGTAGAACTGATGCAGGACCAGCACATTCCtgttttccattctttctgGATCAGCTGGGATTGAGAGAACAGGAGTTGAATGCTCTGACAGCTCCTGATGCAAGGGCTGATCCCACTTACTGTAAAGAGGAGACTCACAATCAAATGCTGAATTGTGACACTGAGCTCACTGTAGCTTAAATGCAGTGATTTTGTGTCCATCCACACTGTGAGGTGTCACAAGGAGAGCATTATTGAACTTGCAGTCTAGAGAGACTGGGTCATTTGTCAGGTAAATAAAGCAAATGCAAATACAGATGTGCTATCTCTGGTGGGCCAATTGTTCAGTTTTGGTCTTCTGCAAACCCAAACATTACAGCAATCTTTGGATAACACTTGAcctctgagggttttttcctttctttggttggttggtttgtctGGTTTGGTTCTTCTGCTGTTTAGCTTTGCATTGTGTATGGGGCCAAAGGTGTGGTCTAAAGGCAGGAAGAGAGATGGCTGAATTTATTTGAATTGCTTGGTTAAAATATGTGTCAGTCTCATTCTGTTGTGATTTGCCAACAAGCACTacacaaagaaagaaactgtAATTTATTTGTATGTATGCTTAGAGGTCAGTCTTGCCAGTTATGACATTCCTTTATTAAATGaatagggaaaataaaatgatcCAGAAATGCAATCTGAATTTACAGAGAAATGTCTTAATTTTattgaggagaaggaaagattATCTTGAAATTGACAAAAAGATTGGTACATTTTTAGTGCTTTTCTCCATAATGAATTGATCTGAGCAGAAGTCTTCAATTTTAGCATTAATGAGAATTTAATAAGGCTgttagttttcttttaattgtaaCTGAACTTGCATTAATCTCAACCATTTACATACTTTGTACTAAAAATCTCAGCCATCTTATTAAAATTTAGTGCTACCATATGTGTGGGAGCTGGCATGTGTCTGCCACATAGTGTCAAGCACAGTATCCTCAAAATACAGGTCAGTCTGGCATTCTTCATCTAATAGTTAACCCCACTAAGCTCTGCAATTGATCTAAAGCAGTAATGTTGCTTTGACATTGGAACTTCTGCTTTTACCtcaatttccttctttcctgaaTAGTCTGCTAATTGAACAGTGAGAAGGATGATTTCCCTtctatgaaattttaaaatttgtcctCAGATTTCTCTCAGTAACTTTGTTGTTCTCCTTAAGTTTTTAAGGTGTGAATCTGCTTTCCCCACAACTTAGATGTGTAACACTTTTTTCCTTACTCCctttcactttccttttcctAGAACAGAGCTGTTGAGCCAAAGCAAATATCCTGCTTCTGCAGCCTAAAGACTTTGGCTCACATGCCCCACAGCAGACATCTGCAACAGcttggggcagctctgcttcctgggAAATGTCTCTGCTGGATGTGGCCCTTCACTTCATATGGGAGCAAACAGGAACACTGACCCTTTCCCTGTGTGGCATTTCCCACTCTGGTGTATCAGCTTACACTGAGCCTCCAGAACCTCAGCATGTTTATTACCCAGTTAGTCTCCAAGGAACTGTAAGGCTGGGGTGTGACAAGACTGCCACAAAGCAGGTATGGCAGATGCACAGAGGCCTAGGTGTCATTTGACAGTGACTCAGGGGACGAGCTCTCATAGAGGCCACATTCTTTTAATATCAAAGTGCAAAGGCAGCATTTAGGTGAGCTGGTCAGAACAAGAAATTCAGTAGCTAAGTGAGAAACCCCCCCCCTCCCACCGCCTTGCCATATGCACAAACAGGTTAACAACTctaaagcacaaaaataatcCTGCTACAGTTCCAGGTAAAAATCCTGGCTATTAAGAGCCAGACAGTTCATTTGTCCCATAGATCCTGACCAACAGACAGACAGCTGCAGTCTACAAAGGAAGGCAATTCATGCACATGTCACTacattcatatttaatttttcccttttctggtATTTGTCCTAGCTTTAATATTGCTATATAGACAGGATCTGTAGAAGCTTAGATTGGATCTGGAGAAGCCTAGGGCTGCCCACAAGGCTTTCCAGCTGTTTAAGACGCTTTGCAACGGTACATCCTTTTGCAACACCACTCATGGTTTTGTTGCTCCAAGGCACAAGTGTAGCGCTATCACCATCCATCTTGGGCTTTTAAAGGTTGAGTATGGACACCATATTCCCTAGCAAAGGAAAAACACGTGGCAACTGGTACaaaaagtgttaaaataaaCTTGGCCACATACTGTTCCACAAGCAGCAATGGTATAATCTGCCATGAAATATCACATATGTTATCAAGCACAGGGAAGCAGGATGACACCATTTATGTGAACAAGGAGAGTAACACAAAGAGTTTTGCACCCATCCTTGAAGGGAATCCCTTGGGaatcactgaaaataaatgcCATGTTGTCAGTTAAACTGCTAGATGTAGTATTCCAgattcttaaaatatatttgaattaGGAGATTAGTGTTCAGGTATTTAGATAGAGCATCAAAaagaatggagaaaaagaaaatcttctcTCTGTGGTCTTGCCTCTGAACATTACTTGAAATACCACTCAGGAGAGCAGTCTATGGGTTCTTCCTTCCAAAGAGTCTTCAGGCGCTGGCTCCAGGCAGCCAgcatctccttcctcttctcctcagaGACATTCTCTGGAGCATAACAGATGTGAGGTTCAAGCACTTTGACACCACAGAAGTGCATGATTCCATGCtggatgcaaaaaaaaaaaaaaaaaaaaaaaaagaaaaaaaaataaagaaatgcctcaggaaatatttcaatatttcctCTTACTTTCATTTGAAGAAAATGCAAGATTCAAGTCTGTTCTGTTTCTTTGACCCAATATCAGTCAGGTTCTCTAAACCTGTGCATTTgtcaggagaaggaaaataaattgcagAAGTTTGCTACTTATCCAGGCAGTCACTACTGAAGGCATTCAGCAGAATGGCATACAAGATACTGAAAGGTAAGGGCAACTTCATTTCTTCTGCTCtggagaatttatttttaactactgTTAATCCCACAGAATTGGGGATTCTGTCCTCTTTGGCAGCTGCTGACTGTTCACTTTGCAAGGATCACAGGAGGCCAAAAGTTCATTGTTCAGTTTGAAACTCCTCAGATGGGTTTCTAACTGCAGTGTTCCACATCTACTTCtaagatggggtttttttagcctTTTGCCTCTGTCTCAGCCAAAGGTTCCTGTGGGAAGGCTAGTGCCTGTGGAATCAGCTCAACTTGCCATTTTCCTTCGTTGTGTTTCTGAATTTAGAGTTGTGTTTCACGTTTTTGCCATGTTGACCTGCAAGCTCTGCAGTTGGACAGCTCCACAGAAGCAGGCAGCTGGTAACTGCACGGGAAGGAGACCATGGAATTTTAGATCATCTCCTGTATTGTATCAAGAAGAAGCTGGATAAACTTGCCTTACTACCTGTATTTCCAAACCATGCTGGGTACTTCTGTAAAAAGAGTAGCAAGTAAAAGAGGAATGCTAACTTTCGTGTGTTGACTGTTACTGCCAGGGTAATGTGTGGCTCCCCTTCTACCCTGCATCCTACATGAATTGGGAAACCACGAGAAACAGAAATCCTGCATGGCTGAGCTCAAGGAAATCCTGTAACAGCAGGGAAACTGAAAAGGCTGGCAGTGTTAAGCTTTCTCTACATTTTATTCTGGAGGAAGGGGGgacaaaacaattttaaaagtcaGTAGACTTGTAAAGTAGTCCCAGGATTTTAGGTAACAGTCTATAATCTGCAGATCATTGGAACTGACAACttgattaaaaattattatatttcatttaaaaaccccaataaaacaaTTGTTAAAAatagatggaaaaataaaaaattatgaagacAACAACCAAATGTTCATATATTATACCTGCATGGGCCACAGGACATAGCGAATATCACCACCGATACCTTCTTTTGAGTACATCTCTTGGCCTCCTCCCGTGGTGAAAGAAAAGAGGGATAATTTGCCCTAGAATTAGGAAAGTAGTGGTTAATTAAGACATATTTAAAGAAGAGTGCCTGAACGGTGCAAGAGATATTCAGGCAAACCTGGACAGCATGGATTTCTAGGGGAGAGGGTGACTTCTTCTTTCCCAGACAGTACATGAAGTGGCAGTTCTGAGGCCAAGACTGATGCCATACAATTAGACAGTGGACTGTGTGTCTTTGGGAAGAGATAGGTTAAGGAAAAGCAATTATGTGTCTGACACCCTTGTGTGAAGCAGGGCTGATACATTACTTCAACATAGTGGAAAGTGAGAGCTCCGAACAACTACAATGGAAAAGAGTGAACAAGCCCCCATAGAACTTGGTGCAAGCCTTGACCTTAataaaaaatttccaaaaacaTACCTGGAGCAAACCACCATCATAAGCCTTTGACAAATCGTAAGCAAAGCCTTGGACCAAGACTCTGTCCATCCAGCCCTTCAGGATTGCAGGCATGTTGAACCAAAACAAGGGAAACTaggcaaagagaaaattacCTGGTTAGCACAGAGAGTCTGGGCCACCCTTAGGCCTGGTTTACAGGACTAATCCTGTCCTCTGAACCTGTTCAGATCCTGTATGtaccttctccagctctctgtcAGCAGAGGCAGTAACTGTGCCTGGCAAAAGAAGCTGAAGTGCTTTCTGTTTGTGGTAACCTCAGGGCCAGACCTGAGCATCTACAGCACACCAACACTGTGGTGCATGTGAGGCCTTCCATCCAGAATAAAGATGGAATAGGATGAAGTAGGAGGGTGCCATTGAATTCAGATTTAAGACTGTACAGAATCATGTCTCCTATGGCTGAAATGCAAAAGAATCAAAAATCTTATTAGCTGGATTGACATCTGGTGATGAGCTCTGATCTGACAGTCTGGTGACAAAGGCCAGGGGATCACAGCAAAGACTTCTTTTCAAACCCTGCTGACATCATAACCCCAAATCCAatactgagaagaaaatgacTTCTTTAAGATTTGGACCTTTGATTTCTAGATTTTCCAGTTAGCCCATGGGATTGCATCCAAAGCTGTCATATCCATGGCATGAATGGGCTCTTTCTTATACTTGGCTGCATCACTACCTCTAAACCTTTGTACACACTGcacacagaggaagaaattctaTAAACATGTAACGACATGTGGCTTAATGGTGAAATGgtgaaaacaaaatggaaactaGGCAACCACCACAGTAACTACAAGTGGTGAGTTTAGTCTGTAGCAAATTTTGAATTCCTTCATGATGTCCTTAGGagggtttttaaatttcttttttattttctccaccAGAACACACTAAACTCTTCATAGCATTTTACACATGGAAAGTAGAAGGCAACCACTTCCTTCAGGGGATGTCTTAAGGTTTTTATCTGGGAAGTGATAGTCTGAAAATGACAATGACTTACAGTGAAATGCTTAATTGAGATATGGCCCCGTCCTAAATTTAATCAAACCTTGGAGAGAAGAACATAGAAAGAGATGTCTAAGCCAACAGGGACACAAAGAAATGTAAGGCTACTACTTCCCTTCACAGTACTTTGGGATTTGCAAACACTGGGAACAGAGCTGGCATAGTGGAGAATAGAGATGGGTTGTAAAGCTCTGTCATCGATTGCCAGTAGTGCTTCTGCAAACCAGCAACAAATGAGAACAGTCTACTTGGGAAAACCCAATTCCCTGACTTCACTGGCTACTCCAGCTCCTTGACCAGGAAATAATCCTTCCCCTGCTTTCTGCCAGCCTGCCTGACATCCATGGTCACATATGTCTTTGTGCATCCATCAGGAAGCTTGGCCCAGTGTTGTGGAGCTCCTGGCATTGCTGTTGTTTCAACCTGCATCATTGTGCTACTCAGTTACTGGATTTGCTGGAATAATGACCCAGCTAATTGTAATACTGATCTGTAGTTTTTACTGTACCATTACCTAAAGTCAGCATCACAACtgaattctgtttaaaataatgACCTGGAAAATCAGCAGGTCTGCTTCCTGCActttcttctgctcttcaaCCAGGTCTTTGGACAAAGCTCCTCTCTTGTAAGCTTCCCAGGTTTCCACACCATAATTGAAGGCTTCTGAGTTGTGCAGGTGACCTGTGGGTAGAAATGATCAGTCATTCCTTGCCCCCTGTGCAGTATCAGTGCCAGATAAGAGCTGAGTGCAGGCTGCCATTCACAGTTCTGAACTGGGTTActgctttccatttttcctACGTTCTTGTCTTTGCTGGATATTCAGCACCATCCCAGGTGATGGTCActtgattttaaaaaggagaggaaTGTAGGGTCTCAGAGTTCTGAAGCTTCACCTTCCTGCAGCAACACAGGAGGTGCAATATGAGGACCTAAGCTCGCCTCAGGACTCTGGGAATGCAGGTGGAAGATTTAAGAGAATGTTGGGAATTGTTCTGCCTCTGCCTTAGGGCTTCCTGAGGCCATCCTGCACTTGTAAGCACTATGGAGCTGCTGTCCAGCCTCTAAAACTGGGAAATCCACCAGAGGATGGGCAACCAGTACTGGCCAGCTCTACTGACTCCATGAGCAGGTCATCATCTCTAGCAGAAGACAGGGGTAGTTGTAGCCTCATGAACTCAACTCTAGCAAGCCCCAGAGTGGTATCTGAAGGCATTTCCTCTCCATGAGAAATGGACTTTAGAGGCTGATTATGGACACGTGCTAATGTGTTTCTTCCTCTCACTAGTCTCACTGTGATACAAAGGTCATGTTCAGGAGTGGCCCTGTAGAAATGCAGATGTCTGGTCATGAATAAGTTTCTCATTAATGAAAGAAGTTTCTCATTAATCTCTTGATTatctgagggctggagcacctctcctatcAAGACAGActgagagttggggttgttcagcatGGGGAAGATTTCAGGAGACTTTTTTCAGCCTTCTGATACCTGACAAGGGCCTTACAAGTCACTGTTTTTTGAGAGAGGCATATTTTGGCTGGGCTCACCAACAATGTCATTCCTTGTAGCTCTGGGCTCAAACTGCATGGTGTACAAATCCGACACGGTGACGCTGCAGCCCTGCTTGGTCAGCTCTTCCACAGCAATCTTCAGCAAAGATCCATTGAAGGACTTGGGCTCTTGGTGTGCATAGACTATCAGGACTTTTTTCCCTGgaggcagaaagaaaaccaggagACCATTTGGAATCTAGGAGGCAGGTGCAGAACAGCTGGTAGAGTTGGGGCTTGTTCCTGGTTCTTTCTGTAGTGTCTTTTCCCAAGGACACAGAAGCAGTGAAAGCagagtggcagtggcagcatttgactcctgctcagcagcagcactgagtgaCTCCTGAGGCACTGattgctgcctgtgcccagcccagcagttcTGTGCTACACTGGGCTTTCCTAGGCGGAACTCAGTGCACAGAGGGGTTGTTCCATAGCAGGTCACACTGCCCTACATCAGCATAACCCAGCCCCTTCTCCATAGACAACATTTCTGTTGGTCTGATTCTACTACCACCCGAAAAGTAGTGCTAGCTAGATTGCCCAAAAGGGTCAAGGAAACAACTTCTTAGAGGTCAGAACACCTTCCTATCGCAGTGATGGATCCCCTCCTGATCTTTCATTTCAGTGCTGTGCAAGTTACAACACTGGGGTAGACATTAAAGATGCTCCTGTCCCACTTCAGCACAATCACTGTAACTTCTGTAGAGAGCGACAGGTTTTTATATTCTCAGAGAATAGATTGCCATATGTATCTCAAACTGTTGTCAAAGTGGATTCAAGGTAAGCTAAGTGACCAAGCAGGTGTGCAGGGATGGAATATCTTGGAGACATGTAACAAGGCTCTGCTCAAAGAGCTCCATGGTGTGCTCAAAGTTTTATTGAACATAGGCCCTACAATTTTAATAATTCTCTTAAAAATTACTCATCagtgaaacaaaagaaagattCTGTATGGGGCTGTTGGTGTTTATAGATAACCAGAGAGGGAAATTTACAGGGACTATTGAAAATGACAGGCTGTGCAAAACATGCAGTTCCTGATTCCTGACTGGCAAGACAAAAACTCAGGCATCTCCTGAACTCagtttctctgcagcacagcttctgGATGTGGGTACATAGTGTCTATGAAACCAGAGCTATGCAAAAAAGACTGTTAAAACTTGCAAGTCAAATGCTATCAGAAATTCAATGTGTCTATAAACCCTTGAAATCCCTGCTCCATACTGTATTCTGGAAATTTCAGTAGCAGTTACAACTTTGCTGTTCGTGCCAGATCTCAACAAATGGAGCTCACTGACAGGGCGTTATCACATACTCCAAAAAGTGCTAAGGTTGATTctgcaaaaatgctgatttgtTTCCATTTCGGTGGAGCTGGAGGCACTTGGGCACAGCGTCTGGAGAGACTGGAGTTTTCCAAGGCATCACTCAGTGAGGTAATTCCAGTCGTTTGGAAAAGTAAGACCTCAGTGTCCCAAAGGCCCAGAGGCCTCATCCCCGAGGTGCCCAGCGGCCACCCTGGAGCGAGCAGCGTTTTCACCCACGTTTGCTCTTACCTGCCATTGCTGGGGACCGCTGGGGAGCTTCACTCTTGATAATCGGGTACTGTCTGAGAACTGAAGTGAGAGATTTGCTGGTGAGAAACATCAGGACCAGGAGCGGGGAGACTCGCTGTTTAGCGGGAACTCAGGGCACTCAGCACAGCCGGGCACTGGCCGAGCGCGGCCCGCCGGAGCGGGAGGGAAGCGCCCGGCTCCCGGCCCGggccctggagcaggaattcTCCTCCGGCCGCCGGACCGGCGCTTGCCGGCGGCGGCACGGCCGCCTCGGCCCGGGGCTGCGCCGGGTGCATGGCGCCGCTCCCGGTCCCGTGCCGCCCTCTGGAAAGCGGCTTCGGAGCAGCCCCCGGAGTTCCGAAGCCCAGCGCAAGCCGGGCTGCCCTTACCTGCTGCCGGGGCTCGGAGCACATCTGTGAGGGCTGGGAGCGGCCCTTCCCggcggccccgctgcccgcccTTCCCGGGGCAGCGCCAGCGCGGGGCGGGATCGGGATCGGCGCCGCCCGCGGCTCCCGCTCCGCTCGAGGCCGCGCTCGGCCCGGAGCGCGCCCCCGCCGCTGTGACAGCGTGggatattatttttattttgggtttctgCTCTTCTCCAAGTACAGAGCTCGTCCTTCATTTCTGCCAGCAATGCAGTATGGGCGCTCCTAAACCACCCATCTACCCTTATCtgctcttccagggatgg comes from Zonotrichia leucophrys gambelii isolate GWCS_2022_RI chromosome 2, RI_Zleu_2.0, whole genome shotgun sequence and encodes:
- the LOC135444143 gene encoding ribosyldihydronicotinamide dehydrogenase [quinone]-like translates to MAGKKVLIVYAHQEPKSFNGSLLKIAVEELTKQGCSVTVSDLYTMQFEPRATRNDIVGHLHNSEAFNYGVETWEAYKRGALSKDLVEEQKKVQEADLLIFQFPLFWFNMPAILKGWMDRVLVQGFAYDLSKAYDGGLLQGKLSLFSFTTGGGQEMYSKEGIGGDIRYVLWPMQHGIMHFCGVKVLEPHICYAPENVSEEKRKEMLAAWSQRLKTLWKEEPIDCSPEWYFK